A stretch of the Aegilops tauschii subsp. strangulata cultivar AL8/78 chromosome 4, Aet v6.0, whole genome shotgun sequence genome encodes the following:
- the LOC109771196 gene encoding ABC transporter E family member 2-like, whose translation MADRLTRIAIVSEDKCKPKKCRQECKKRCPVVKTGKLCIEVSPAAKLAFISEELCIGCGICVKKCPFDAIEIINLPKDLEKDTTHCYGPNTFKLHSG comes from the exons ATGGCGGACCGTTTGACCCGTATCGCGATCGTGAGCGAGGACAAGTGCAAGCCCAAGAAGTGCCGCCAGGAGTGCAAGAAGAGATGCCCCGTTGTCAAGACCG GAAAGCTTTGCATTGAAGTTAGTCCAGCGGCCAAACTTGCATTCATTTCTGAAGAGCTGTGTATTGGTTGTGGTATTTGTGTTAAG AAATGCCCATTTGATGCCATTGAAATCATCAATCTTCCAAAAGATTTGGAGAAAGATACTACCCATTGCTATGGACCGAATACCTTCAAATTGCACAG TGGGTAA